A window of Myxococcales bacterium contains these coding sequences:
- a CDS encoding DUF4912 domain-containing protein, giving the protein MKRAELDGLDREALIRLAESHGISRPRILTRPELIDELLLRTADADAGAEVSIARGFFGLARDLVARVVERGLHLPDAATKIRGLHLEPPRGKSTPPAALPTVTLAQIYAAQGHTARAKDTLQRVLALEPDHSEARDLLERLSHPSYVPPEPPLPPEDEAAKERAEAAAKASAPPEEAPLDSPEDSEKSKNVDGLRGETASTPGPAEVAPEVLASAEPASDVDAHSASEDAPSRETDEALEPAEGTRVEAREPSASPEPSASPEPSASPEEVPAMLDDEPLPPKYDVDECVALPVDPETLFVYWEVREALLAKVAEARGAGVLSLRALVVEPGWHGPRTWSRDHDVFSPVGDYFLRELPKSAVVRVAIGYRTASAFVPLAHSPLLALPRREPAERLASTLVRWTPDGVVPVGEGDLSAGGAMQRALRRVEEKGEGDAALAALLGLPELARFETRDEGRGAQGSS; this is encoded by the coding sequence ATGAAACGGGCGGAGCTCGACGGGCTCGATCGTGAGGCGCTGATTCGGCTGGCCGAATCGCACGGAATTTCCCGGCCCCGTATCCTGACGCGGCCCGAGCTCATCGACGAGCTGCTCCTGCGCACGGCCGACGCCGACGCGGGCGCCGAGGTCTCCATCGCGCGCGGGTTCTTCGGGTTGGCGCGTGATCTCGTCGCGCGGGTGGTCGAGCGCGGGCTGCACCTGCCCGACGCGGCCACCAAGATCCGCGGCCTGCACCTCGAGCCCCCCCGCGGCAAGTCGACGCCGCCCGCCGCGCTGCCGACGGTGACCCTCGCGCAGATCTACGCCGCGCAAGGCCACACGGCGCGCGCAAAAGACACCCTCCAACGGGTGCTCGCGCTCGAGCCCGACCACTCGGAGGCGCGCGACCTGCTCGAGCGCCTCTCGCACCCGTCGTACGTGCCCCCGGAGCCGCCGCTCCCTCCCGAGGACGAGGCCGCGAAGGAACGCGCCGAGGCCGCCGCGAAGGCGAGCGCGCCCCCCGAAGAGGCGCCCCTCGATTCCCCAGAGGATTCCGAAAAGTCTAAAAATGTCGATGGTTTGCGTGGCGAGACTGCCTCCACACCCGGCCCCGCCGAGGTCGCTCCCGAGGTCCTCGCGTCGGCCGAGCCCGCGAGCGACGTCGATGCACACTCCGCGAGCGAAGACGCCCCGAGCCGAGAGACGGACGAGGCGCTCGAGCCCGCCGAGGGGACCCGCGTCGAGGCCCGCGAGCCGAGCGCGTCGCCCGAGCCGAGCGCGTCGCCCGAGCCGAGCGCGTCGCCGGAAGAGGTGCCCGCGATGCTCGACGACGAGCCGCTCCCGCCGAAGTACGACGTCGACGAGTGCGTCGCGCTCCCTGTCGATCCGGAGACCTTGTTCGTCTACTGGGAGGTCCGCGAGGCGCTCCTGGCGAAGGTCGCCGAGGCGCGCGGGGCGGGCGTGCTCTCCCTCCGTGCGCTCGTGGTCGAGCCAGGGTGGCACGGGCCGCGCACGTGGTCGAGGGACCACGACGTCTTCTCGCCCGTGGGAGACTACTTCCTGCGGGAGCTCCCGAAGTCCGCGGTCGTGAGGGTGGCGATCGGCTACAGGACGGCCTCCGCGTTCGTCCCGCTCGCGCACTCCCCGCTGCTCGCGCTCCCGCGTCGTGAGCCCGCCGAGAGGCTCGCGAGCACGCTCGTACGATGGACGCCGGACGGAGTGGTCCCCGTGGGTGAGGGGGACCTCTCGGCCGGCGGCGCGATGCAGCGGGCCCTTCGGAGGGTCGAGGAGAAGGGCGAAGGAGACGCGGCGCTCGCGGCGCTCCTGGGCCTACCGGAGCTCGCGCGGTTCGAAACGCGAGACGAAGGGCGGGGCGCTCAAGGCTCGTCCTGA
- a CDS encoding bifunctional riboflavin kinase/FAD synthetase, translating to MVDGTPPWRADGSPHGRAARRRTSRAPCSLEAESLVLRRRLVSTRSPLPEVVKVVPFARAEARTDARPQAVVIGNFDGVHRGHVAALAQMTALARERGLVTTVLTFDPHPALVLGKATPERLTTLERRIELFGEHEVERVVVATFSLDFAATSPEAFAEQFLFGELGAEVVVVGADFRFGKGRKGDFETLDALARAHGRRAFATVLETDDEGAISSTRIRKALGAGRVEHAAALLGRPHAFTGTVEHGQHKGRTIGFPTANLARLDEMCPANGVYAVSVEVEEGAAFRWLGHGVMNIGTRPTVSDGGKTRHVEIHVFDVDQDLYGRRVRAHVHARVREERKFPSFDELRAQIERDAAKARELTSRLER from the coding sequence ATGGTGGACGGTACGCCGCCGTGGCGGGCCGACGGGAGCCCTCATGGACGCGCGGCCAGGCGCCGTACGTCGCGCGCGCCTTGCTCTCTCGAAGCCGAATCGCTCGTGCTAAGGAGGCGTCTCGTGTCGACGCGTTCGCCGCTCCCCGAGGTCGTGAAGGTCGTGCCGTTCGCGCGCGCGGAAGCGCGGACCGACGCCCGTCCCCAGGCCGTGGTCATCGGCAACTTCGACGGCGTGCACCGCGGACACGTCGCCGCCCTCGCCCAGATGACGGCGCTCGCGCGCGAGCGAGGCCTCGTGACGACGGTGCTCACGTTCGATCCGCACCCGGCCCTCGTGCTCGGGAAGGCCACCCCCGAGCGGCTGACCACGCTCGAGCGCCGCATCGAGCTCTTCGGCGAGCACGAGGTCGAGCGAGTGGTCGTCGCGACCTTCTCCCTCGACTTCGCCGCGACGAGCCCCGAGGCCTTCGCCGAGCAGTTTCTCTTCGGAGAGCTCGGCGCCGAGGTCGTCGTCGTCGGGGCCGATTTTCGCTTCGGGAAGGGCCGAAAAGGCGACTTCGAGACCCTCGACGCCCTCGCGCGTGCCCACGGGCGGCGCGCGTTCGCCACGGTCCTCGAGACCGACGACGAGGGCGCCATCTCGAGCACTCGCATCCGCAAGGCGCTCGGCGCCGGGCGCGTCGAGCACGCGGCCGCGCTCCTGGGGAGGCCGCACGCGTTCACGGGCACCGTCGAGCACGGCCAACACAAGGGGCGAACGATCGGCTTCCCCACGGCGAACCTCGCGCGGCTCGACGAGATGTGCCCCGCGAACGGCGTCTACGCCGTCTCGGTCGAGGTCGAAGAGGGGGCCGCGTTCCGCTGGCTCGGCCACGGCGTCATGAACATCGGCACACGCCCCACCGTGAGCGACGGCGGCAAAACGCGGCACGTCGAGATCCACGTCTTCGACGTCGACCAAGATCTCTACGGAAGGCGCGTCCGCGCCCACGTCCACGCCCGCGTGCGCGAAGAGCGCAAGTTCCCGAGCTTCGACGAGCTCCGCGCCCAAATCGAGCGCGACGCCGCGAAGGCGCGGGAGCTCACGTCGCGCCTCGAACGCTGA